A DNA window from Impatiens glandulifera chromosome 7, dImpGla2.1, whole genome shotgun sequence contains the following coding sequences:
- the LOC124909624 gene encoding uncharacterized protein LOC124909624 — protein sequence MDEIHQQARVAAEVFYQWIRHRHQIFFKNMLPDVTVSEKFEKLMEIEEEVINLTKAQDVNTALERYTVVEPRARLQRLTAHIQRLKEKHTPGTPNSQLQLLVLELLAVKERALTEEVARLKAVPEHQDPTNSLPPKDVGGQNPTDEELSSPPPDQTINMTEVRIETPLTDHRASAQAGDSEPAITEERVKALIEEFVNDAVRPWKKKIKETVAKTFEMAETTKDDLRMAVERITSVETNYGNTDQLYGGHLDRTKALEAITPKLVTDLNSVSQKVAEMERSQETTDQRLTKVDEDLAQSSAQAGSTLDRNAKLEADLKAVTEQVAELTTAKLAADKAIEEVNALAAKKLQDALNEQTRTQKEAAAADANIVGHMQNLAVNATAIAASMAAQQAKDANRLRANKKRPTISQRLTRSLRQLLPLLAGHT from the exons ATGGACGAGATACACCAGCAGGCTCGCGTGGCAGCCGAGGTGTTCTATCAATGGATCCGGCACCGGCATCAgattttcttcaaaaacatgCTACCGGATGTCACGGTTAGCGAAAAATTCGAAAAGTTGATGGAGATAGAGGAGGAAGTCATCAACCTCACAAAGGCTCAAGATGTCAACACCGCCTTAGAACGATACACGGTGGTCGAACCGCGTGCGCGGTTACAAAGGCTAACCGCACACATTCAACGTCTAAAAGAAAAGCATACTCCGGGAACACCGAATTCTCAACTTCAACTTCTGGTGCTAGAATTGCTTGCGGTCAAGGAAAGGGCACTAACCGAGGAGGTGGCACGGCTTAAGGCGGTGCCCGAACATCAAGATCCAACGAACTCACTGCCTCCTAAGGATGTTGGCGGTCAGAATCCGACCGATGAAGAGCTATCCTCCCCTCCACCGGATCAGACGATCAACATGACCGAAGTCAGGATAGAGACACCTCTCACCGACCATCGAGCATCTGCTCAAGCCGGGGACTCGGAACCGGCCATAACGGAAGAAAGGGTCAAGGCCCTTattgaagaatttgtcaacGACGCGGTTCGACCatggaaaaagaaaatcaaagaaacagtGGCTAAAACCTTCGAGATGGCCGAAACGACAAAAGATGATCTAAGGATGGCGGTCGAGCGGATCACGTCTGTTGAAACAAATTACGGTAATACAGATCAATTGTACGGCGGTCATCTTGATCGAACCAAAGCATTGGAGGCTATAACTCCGAAGCTGGTGACCGATCTCAATTCGGTCAGCCAAAAGGTAGCCGAgatggaacggtctcaagaaaCGACCGATCAAAGGCtgacaaaggtcgatgaggactTGGCTCAGTCAAGTGCCCAAGCCGGCTCAACACTTGACAGG AACgccaagcttgaagccgatctcaaggcggtcaccgaacaggtggcaGAGTTAACAACGGCTAAGCTGGCTGCCGATAAAGCAATTGAGGAGGTGAATGCTCTGGCGGCTAAGAAACTCCAAGATGCGCTGAACGAGCAGACCCGGACACAGAAGGAAGCGGCAGCGGCTGATGCGAACATAGTCGGCCATATGCAAAACTTAGCGGTCAATGCAACGGCCATAGCAGCATCCATGGCAGCTCAACAAGCCAAAGATGCTAACCGGCTAAGGGCCAACAAGAAACGTCCAACAATTTCGcaaaggctcacaagaagtctaAGGCAATTGCTTCCCCTTCTAGCCGGTCACACGTAA